The stretch of DNA AAAGCTTCCTATCGAATAGCCATATGCATTGTTAAGTGCTTGCCAGTGTGATGGTCAATAAGTATTCACATTCTGTGCCTGTATTTTGTAGGTTGCAGACTATGTACTCATGGGCCTCTGTTGTTCCCTGGTGTGGGAAAATGCTTGGGGGTAGAAAGATAACGGTATAGAAATTATAGAGGAAAATAAGATTGCTACTCCCAGGATGGACTGTGGCCAGCATACCTGACTTCCCACTCACTATACATGCTTAAGGTGGGTAGAATAGAGTTCATTGTAGCAATGCTGTTGCAGAGGATTAAACTTTGTGGTCCTTTCTGGCTGCTGAACAGTTTGTACAGCAGCTGAAAACCTATGGAGATAAAGGAGAATGTCCTGTTGTCAAATCAGCAGCTGTGAAATCCCCCTTCTTAGGCTGACACATTATATATTCTGAGTTAGCTGCCCCCAACATACAAACACCCCTAATTGGGTAAGCTATATGGCTACAGACACTTAAGCTCCATCTAAACATAAGAAGATAGTACAAAAGTGAATTCACAAGGGTGAGAAGTTAGTAAAGACTCCACTGTAGCTTCTGGAATCAGTTGACAGGCTCAAACTCTCTTTGCCCCTTTGGAGACAACTACGGGGTAAGAACAGTGTTCTATGATGGTAAATGATTGTCTGAAGCTCACTTTTGTTAGGGATTAGAGTTTTTTCATATATTGCTTTGAATTAATATATTGCTTTGAATATGTTTTTCCAGTCAGCTACTCTCACCAGCAGTCCTTGAACCTTAACATGTCAGAATTCTAGGCTGCATCTAAAGCAGCAGGACCAGGGtggggattctgcccctcttgTGAGATACCACTTGGAACACCACATCCAGCTCTGAGACCTCCAGAAGGATATGGAACTGTTTGAGTGTGTGGCCTCCTCTGCATTAAGTTGATaagaggactgcagccacctcCCTTATGAAGAAGGGATCAGAAggttggggctgttcagcttGAAGAAGAGAAAGTTATCTGAGACCTCACTGCAACCTTCCAGTATCTGCAGGGGGCCTACAGGGAACTTGGAGACTCTTCATCAGGACCTGTAGTGGTAAGACGAGGGGGAGATTTAGATTAAGTATTACAAAAGAAGTTCGTTACTGTGATGGAGGTGCACGCTGGAAggggttgcccagggaagttcTGGATAAGGCCTTGACCAACCTAGTCTAGTgtgaggtgtccctgcccacagcaaaAGGGTCGGGACTAGGTGATCTCTAAGCTCCATTCCAAACCCCTAGCATtctgaattaataaaattgtTATTCCGTAACCTGTTAACTTGAACCTTCAAGAGCGGTAACAGACTAATCAATCATTAAAGGGTTTCAGAAAAACCTCGCCTTTCCTCGTGACACCTGGGAGACTGTTTTGCCGCGGCCTCCGCCGAGGCAGCTGAAGGGCAGGGCGTCCTGGCTGCCTTTGCCGCTTATCTCGGCGCGCAGCCCCGCTGCTTGCGGAGCCCCGCCCTGGGGCGGGGGCCGGAGCCGGACCGGGCGCCGGTCCCGGGCTGGAGCCGCCCCCGCGCGTCCCCGCTCGCGGCCCGTGCGCGGTGGCGTCACGGCGTGTGGGCGGCGCTGCCTGTGGCTGAGGGCGCCGGGCCATGGCCTCGTCCGTGGTGCGCGCCACGGTGCGCGCCGTCAGCAAGCGCAGGATCCAGGCGACCCGCGCCGCCCTCACGCTGGTCAGTGCTGTGGACGGGCAGCGGGCGGGACCCGGGGTCCGCGGCACCTCGCGGGTGCGGGAGCTGCGCCACGGGCCCCTCCGTTCCGGGCAGTGAGGCGGCCCTTGGCGACAGGGGGgcggacagggacaggggcgGGAACGGGCCTCCCCGCCGGGCTTCGCCGTCGTCGGGGCGGCTGTGGCGGGCAGGCTGCAGGGGGctcctcttccccctgcctAGTCGAGAGGCGGTAGCTCCTACTCTGGCCAGTGCCGCTGAGAGCAGGCCCGGCGCTCCGCCGCTCCGTCGGCGGAACCGCAGCGTTCCGGGACAGCGCCGGTGCCGCCTCTGCGAGTGTGGGGCCTTGTCGCATAGACACCCTAAAAAAGAGTAtttgattaaatatttttgaaaaagggTAATGCGTTACCTACCGAGGCTGTCTCGTTGGTTATTTCCAAGAAGGCATTACTTCCTGTTGTTAATAATAAAATGCGTTGTGTACTAGCGGCCGTGCTGGAGAGGACAAACTTGGAAAACATGGTGTttggtcataggttggactcgataatcccagaggtcttttccagcctctgaCTCTTTTCTCTGCAGGGATCACTGCAGAGAAAAGTACAGTCAGTTCCTCTCAGGAACGGGGACAGATCGAGTGCATACAGTTTAGTCGTTTGTCGGAGCAGGTAATTCCTGCTCAGTAGTGGGTCTCTAACAAGAGTAGTAATGgtaattagaaattattttctactgCAGGTGTACTTTGCGTTTGCCATGTGTATTTAATTCGGCTCATAGTAAGAACTTCACTAATGCTTTTCTCGGTGTCTTAGAAACTTGTGGGAATGTAATGGAAATTTTGACATTTGCATTGTATTCTTGCATTTCTGCATCAACTAGATCTGCATGAATTTTATCTGCTAAGTCAAAGGCTGCCTTAAGGTTAATGGGGAGACAGAAATAGACAATAAGCCATCTGTAGCTAACTAATTTTTGTCTGTAATGGGTACATGACAAAATTTTTACAAGAACAGAGCTACTTGATTGAATTAGGGtagtgattttggggggaaattttgcAAAGAAACAACATGGATCTTgacaggctggagaggtggGCTGATACAAACTTCATGAAGCTCAGCAAAGTGaaatgcagggtcctgcacctaGGTCAGGGCAATACCAGGCACACCAACAGGTTAGGTGGAGAATGGGTTGAGAGCAGCCGTATCAAGAAACAGTTAAGTTTGATGAttgatgagaggctggacatgagccagatATGAGCACTTGCAGCCAGAAAGCCAgctgtatcctgggctgcatccaaagcagcatgggtatcagggccagggaggggattctgctgctctgctctgctctgctgtgcatTCAGCTCTGGGGCCGACAGcataagaaggacatggagcaAGTCCACAGGAGGCCACAAAATTGGTaagaggactgcagccacctcCCTTATGAAAACAGATTGAGAAGGTTGGGTCTGTCCAGCTTGAAGAAGAGAAGGTTGTCTGGAGACCTTATGGCAACCAATTTTCAGGAGAcctgcagggaagctggagaaggGCTCCTCATCAGGAGTGATGAGTGATCTTAGTGATCACTTCTAGTAGTGATAAGGCAAGGGGGAGATTTAGATgaggtattaggaagaaatttgtTACTGTGAGGGAGGTgcaacactggaacaggttgcccagggaagttcTGGATGTGGTCAGGGCCGGTTTCGATAAGGCCTTGACCAACTTGGCaactgtccctgcccatggcaggggtgttggaaCTAGATTATCTTTAAGGCTCTCTTTCATCTGAAGCCATTCTGATATTCTAACAGCCAAAAGCCCCACTGTTAAGGATTAAGGATTGAATTCTTGAGATACCTGTTTGCTGGCTGTGTGGGTGAGGAGAGGAGAGCTGGTGTGCTCTGTGTCAATTAGATTGAGCAGACAtctgttttaagcatcttacaGGCATCAACTTCAATACGTGCAAGCACTCActgcaaataaacaaaacaaaatcaaatgtATATGCTTTTGTCTTTCAGACCCCTTCTGCTGTCCAGAAGATAAAAGAGCTTCTGAAAGATAAACCTGACCATGTAAGTGTAGACAGGGTCAGTCTGTAGGGTATGCTAAGGTATTAGCACAGCTCATGATTGCAAAGCATTTCTGACTTAGAGGTTTGAACTGAACCCTGAGGTGTTTGTTAGAGATGTTGACATCTTCTTTGGTGGGAATGCATAAGCTTATTTGCATATCCAGCTTTGTCTTgttataaaatgaaatgaaggaAGCAACTGACTGTAATGGCATTTCACTGTACAGTTACTGTTGAGATTAATAAAGCTGGAAAAACTTTAAGCTTCAGATATTTTTGAGCTGCATTTTAATGAAACCCTTTAGTGTGGCATAGTAGTGATTTCTGATAGCAAGAGAGCTCTTCAGCTGTTATTTAAGTTCTTGTAGGAATTCTCATTGCGAAGTCTGCAATAGTAAAATTATATTCATATGCATCGGAGAACATCTAAAGCTTAGGCAACTTGCCAGACAATGTGTTTTTTAAGTAACCAGTGTTTCACCAAATAATGAGTTTGTCATCTTTTCTTCTTGAGGGAAAGACACACAGAGTCTTCTTCTATAACCATTGTAAAAACAAGCATTAGTTTTGTTTTACAGTATTGTTTCAAGAATATTACTTTCATTAACCAAGGCCAttgtttattttgcttcctGCACGTTTGCAACTAACTAGATTTATTTGTTCTAATGTTTTAAATCATCCTAAGGAAGCCCTGGGCCTACAATTTATATTGTCAGTCATTTCCTGGCTGTAAATGGTGTTTGCATTTTCCAACCCATTATTTGTAGCAGTTCCTGTAGAGAAAGGTGTTCAATGTGACAGGATCTGATGCAGTTTGTCTTGAGAGTCCATGTGATGAGAAATGTTACATTTTGATACATTTTTATCACAACATATAGACATAGACGATAAAATCTGCCTCTTCAGTTATGAATCATTGGTGTATAGAAAGTGATATAGGTACTTCTTAAAGATTCTTACAAATAGTTTTCTACTTTGTTAAAActtctcagttttttccttaCATGGATGCTCTTTTAGTCAGACTTGTTGAATGCTGTGAATGTTACAAACATTGACTAAGTTGGCTTTGGTTAAAACATGCACATATACTTGATTTAGGGAAGGGTTTGCTTCTTAAGTGAGGCTGGCAATTGAGGTAATGAAAAATCAAAGTACATTTTTCAGAACTTTGGTTTCAAGTAAGTTTTCTGATGGTGTCATTACAAGAGTTCTGTGATAATCTAGTAGCCACCCTTGTTTTGGCCTCACAGCTTCATAATTATGTTGCTGTGTATAATCTTGTCATTGTACCTGAATTAGCATCTGAGTAAACTGTAATTTGAAGTCACAAAAGTACCTGTCTTTGAAATCTGACTTTCTTTTTGAGACCTGGTTCCTACAGGTGTGCCAATGGTTTGTTACTTCAAAAACCTAGCATACTATATGGCATGATCCATTCCAGCAAGCATCagatgtttggttttttttaaccttgGCAGTTAAattgataaaagaaaaaagaaaggtacTTCTTATCTGTTACTGTAATTCACTTCTGCATTtaggcagtggaaaaaaataaatgtcagcATTTCATTGTTCTGCATACTTTTTAACTTGATGTAACTTGATAGGTTTTAAAAAGGAAGTCATGCATGTGGTGGTTTTcgttgtttctttttctttaggtAGGTGTGAAAGTAGGTGTTCGTACAAGGGGATGCAATGGACTTTCTTACACATTAGAATATACAAAATCAAAAGGAGACTCTGATGAAGAAGTAGTTCAAGATGGTGAGTTTCTGGTGCAGCAGTGCAAGCTTCTGTGGTGGGTGGGGGAATGAAACCTGGTCATTTTGAGAGAAGAAATCTATATTGTCAAAGTTTTGTGCATTTTATTGGCTTCACAGACTTTAAGAAGGGCATGAAATGGGTTACTGTCTGTAATGCATAGGAATTGTGCACTCAAGGTGAGATTTGTTGCCCTGTTCTACAGCTTATTTCCATcagtgtcattttttttttgtcccctgTCAAAAGAAAAGACATTCATGTGCACACATAAGTAACAGTTCCAGACTTCTGTCAGACTTTTACAGGTAGAATGAAGACAGTGATGAAAGTGCCCCACATTAGGCCAGGGAAACCAAGTTGTAGTAttagcttccttttttttaattactggtCAGAAGAGAATTTCAAATTGAATGAGGGTTTTGTTGTATgtaatttctggttttctgttcttttcaagGGGTTAGAGTGTTTATTGAAAAGAAGGCACAGCTGACACTTCTAGGAACTGAAATGGACTATGTAGAAGACAAACTGTCCAGTGAATTTGTCTTCAATAATCCAAACATCAAAGGAACATGTGGCTGTGGAGAAAGCTTTAACATCTGAAATTTCAGGAGTACTTCTTTGAGCAGCCCAAAACACTTGCTATTATGACTTTCAGAAGCAGATGCATTTTCTTCAGCAAATGCATTTTGTAGGCTGCGTAAAGTGGGGATactattaagaaaaataaacttaagTATTTGAAAATACAAGCTGTGTGTTAAATTCCACCACTGATGTAGTTATGCTGTAATTTATGATGAATTGGCATCTAAAAGGTAAGAACAGTAAGTGCTACAGTAACATCTCTGTATTTCCACTTgccaaggaaataaaatttcactGTTCTTTTCCTCTGCCGTTTGCTTTGTCAGTCGTACTCATACTTCCTCATTCTAAACCCATTTGAAAGAATACATTGTGTTCTGCTTTGATCTGGGGAAAACAAACCAATGAACAAAAAATCACAATCATTTCTATGTGAGTATTTATAAAGATTTATATATACAAACACACAGTCCTTGCTTACTTTGTAGTTTTCCAATGCTTTCATCTTTTTGTAGGTGTGTTTTCTGGTGGTTTATTTTCCCTTAAattcagggaaataaaaatgttcatgTATTAATATAGTGGTAGGCTATGGTAGCGCCAGTTGTAGATATGCTTTGAAGAGGACTAGcctaattttaattcttttcctttctttgttgAAAGCACAGTCCCTGCTGTACTTGGTCATTTTCAAAGCATGAAGTATCTGGGCGCTGGAGGGCTAAAAAATTATACACAGgccttgtttttcacatttcagtttTTTATCTTGTCTCTATTAATTTGCAGTGGTGGTAAAACTGCTTCCACATTCTCATTCCCCATGTTCACAGAATGTGCTGTGTTTGCACTAGAATctatgaaaactttttttgaGAGACAAATCTCAGGTTtctcattactttttttttctttgtgatcATGCATGCTACTAATTTTGTTAGAGTTTGAACTCTTTTTCATAACTCTGTAGGTAGTAAGATTTTTTCACCAAAGTTTATGGTCCCCTGTGTTTAACTCCTGTCTTGATAACTTGATAACAggagaaaaagtatttttaattagaaaaaaaaccttagTATTTCATACTACTTTTAAATTGATCTAGGGAGTAATTAAAATACTGTAAgaggatattttttctttggaatttaCTTAATCCGAATTATGTTTTTGTAAACAAGTGTCTTTCAAGCTTACACAGTCTTCAGCAGTTCTTCAGTGGTGCTGAGACAGAAGAGTAAATGTCTCTCCAGACTGTCCCAAAACCTGGTATGAGAGAGGAACTGTTCCACCCTTTTATCTCCTGATTGTCCAGAGATAATACTGTGCAGCTTGGGTGCTCACGTGCAGAAAAGAACATAACATGTCTCCTTGAACAACAGATTTGACAGCTGGTGAAAATGGTGCAAATAAAAAGTAGGGGGACAGCAGGAGTCTTGCAGGTGTAGAGATGGGAGTCACCTGAGAGCATTAAGGCTGCGTGTTGAAAATCCAGAGGTCATCTTGATTCAGACAGTTGTACCCACATGCCTGTCACCAACTGCTGTAGATGTAGGATTGCACCTACATTTTGGTTCTTCCCGCTGCACTTTTTCACTGGGCAAagggaagaataaaaatgaaaaaataaaaaaattctgcttcatCTGCTTTATGTAGTGCACAGGAATAGAAGGTCAGAATTAAGTACAGTCTAATAGTAAATACTTGAATTTTGGTTGTATATCACCTTTTGATGTAAAGACACTATTTCTTTCAACAGTCAACTATTGCACAGTTACTTTATATAGTGATTCAGGAATTGGTGGTAATACACTGGTCAAGTGCTTCTATAGTGATGTGACTCTCACTCTTGCCAAACAAAAACATGGAGTTCGTGTGACATAGTTGCATTAAATCTAAAACTTCAAGCTAAGGGCATTTCTTCAGATTGCATTTCTCTGCTTCTTGCTAGAGATAACACTTCGAATGTGATAACACTGGTGGTTGCTAAGAGTGCTGGTACTTACTCATTTAACTTGTTTTGGGGTGGAGGGGATTGATTTGATGTTCATTTTAGACCTGTGGCATGTATAGCAAtcctttttgtgtgtttgtgtatgcCTTGAATGAAAGTTTGCATTTTTGTACTCACATGAAGTAATCATTTTAAGTTGTCACCTTAATAAGACAACTAATGCACAGTGTGTTAAACTTCCGCTAAAGTGCTATTTACAGTTGCATACAAACTGTATGGTTTTGTTGATTGGTCCATTATAATTTTGTGCAACAATGTATGTAGAGTCCtcaattataataataaatatagcCTGTTGGTAACCATGAAATACTCCTATCATGaatgattttttaaagtaatagaAAAGCATTGGATTGAAGAACAGGATTGTATGCTGGGATTACAAAGTAGACACAATGCTATTGTTACCTGACTTcatattttcccaaaatattaaaCATTGCCAGATATTAACAGCATTGAAATGGCATAGAAACATACGGCAAAAAAATTAGTCACCTATGTAAATAAAAGTTATTAATGTATATTGGGAGAGTGTGCTGTTTATGCATAGCCTTCTGTTAAAATTTATGACATGCTATTTTCAGCATTCAAAATTCTGGCAGACAAGATGAATGTATTTTGAAGGCTTTCACATACCAAAAATCATTATGGTATGTTTCAGTGCAGGATAATAAGCAACTGCTGATGTAAAAGGTTTTTGAAACTGGCTAGGTGTTTCCAGGATGAGAGTCAAAGGGCATTCTTCACCATTCCACTTCAGTACTGTATCATGGCACTCATACTCTGTAGTATATTATGTCCGTGACACTTTCAGAGTTTTCTCTTAGATATAGTCTTTGCACCTCTAAAGGTTCCTTTTGCtgttatgtgaagattttgaacAATAGAAGGTGAAGTAATGAATTCTGGAAAAATGTGAGAGATTCAATTGCATATTCATGATGCTAGAGAGAGAGCAAAATCCTTCATACAATCAGCAGCCTGGAAAGGCTTTCTGTTGGGAGTTCTTATAGAAAGGTAAAAAGCTACTTGCTTGCTCAGCCAGGCTGGTGTCACTGACCACATTTTATAGCTCTTTTTGGAGGGCTCAGGAAGAAGAATttgtttaggaaaaaattgAGTAGCTCAGTATGCAAGTCAACTGGACATGCATACTGATGGAACAAATGAATAGGAGCTACGAAGTAAAATAGATTCAGAGACTGACTTCCTCATgcaaaagaaacttttttttctctaactTAATTCAGAGACTGACTTCCTCATgcaaaagaaacttttttttctctaactTAATTCCTATATGCTGTATGTTGCTTCTATTGGTTTTGTtgagctttttttgttttttggctttttttgtaaCTATACCCGTGTTTCTTTAAATCAGCACCTTCACCAGTGGAAAAAATCTCCACCTATACCACTGTTATGCTTAACACTGACTGCCTGGCTATTCATGACACAAATTTCTTATGATGCTAAAATTTTGCAGTTTATTACAGAAGAATTTCTCAATTGTCTGATGTGGCAGAGTATGCACCTCTGTCTTCATCCCAAAATAACTCTCAAAAGAGTACTTAAATTTTGCAATAAAAGAATACTTTGAAAGTACTTTTTCTCATGACCAATACAACTTTTTGTCTGTGACCTGCCAGACAGTGAGCATTTGGTCTGCCACTTTTAACACCTAAGAGATGCCCTGCTTCAATATGGTGAGGAAAATGTGCATACTGAGTGCAATTCTGCATGTATTTGGTCTTGAACAGCATTTGAATAGCAAATTTTGTATGCAACTTCTGGCATTTTTCTTAAAGAGAGGTGCAACAAGGGGAGATTAACCACTCGGTTTTAGCAGGGTCTTCACCCTCACCTTTAATGCTCCCTTTCTGTGGGCTGTGCCTCAGCCTGTGTGTTGTGCACCCCAAGCTCCACCCACGAGACCCCAGGAGTCCCAGACCCTGTCTGTCTACAGACAGGGTGGCAGGCCCGCACAGTCTGAATTCCAAGGGCTAGTTCATGGAAACAGTTATCCACTGACACTGGGTGGCAGCAAGTTTCCAGTCCACACGTTTCAAAAAGTGAATTGCCTCTTTCCTCATGTCTGTGTTGAAAGTTTCCTATTGGCTTTCCCAAATACCAGAGTACTTTTGCCTAGACAGGTGGAAAacactgctcagctctgctttttgtctttcttgCATTCTGTTCTGTGCTTTTTATCTCTTCCTGACACCTGGCAAATGATCGCAGAAATTCAAATTGCCAAACCATTTCCAAgatagaaagaaagaagagctTTCTGACCAGATTCCATTTTTGAACCACTGGGTTTTTTCATCATTCCTCCTCATTTTCAGAACTTCCTTCTAAGAGAGAGGCTGGCATTTGGCTGACTTTGGGTTCTGGACAAAAACTCAGCAGAGATATATGCACTGTTACAGCTTCCTTAAGTTCACTTTCTACTTCTTAGTGATCCATTTTATGCATGTATCATAACACAGTTTTCCAGACAAACTACATTTTTCTAAACTATTGGACAATTCTATTAATCAAGGCATAATACAGAAAATTAGAGAATTTCTTTTCACAGAGCAGTTGACATCCGCAGTctattacaaatattttaagatatGCATATTACATGTGAATTCAAAGGAAATGTAACTATTGTGGACTGTTTGGGAACATGGTTCTTTATCTCTCCTGTGgtcatgcttttattttcatactCAGCCTGTGATTCTTTTTTATACTCTACTTAcatattaagatttttttttccaaagatgaTTTGTTTGCATTGTAGGATGATCAGTTGCTACCAAACTGCAACTTCTATCAAAACTTCTAGTCTTCAAAAAATTTaagcagcaacagaaaaattCAGTCATCCAAGTAGTATATTTTTAGAGTCCTGCACCATCAATGTGAAGATTTTCCAATatgcttttcaagaattgtTGTCATCCCTCACAAATACTAAAAATCAGCAGCAAGGTACCCATGTAGACCGAGCACACATCTCTCTCTTATACTATGAAATTAGCAGTAAGATCTAACAACTGGAATACTACAGTGTATAACAAACACAGCTTGCTTTCTAATGAGCCTATTATTAGCAATTGGTCACAAATAGATGCTGAAAAATCAGCAAGAATAGGAATGAGAATCGCACACAATTCCATATCTGAAGATGTCAAACAGTTCTCTAAATCAAAGTGAAGAGTACCTGTTGCTGGAGGACACAAAGAAGTTGGTCTGCTAGCCATTTCAAAAACTTATGCTTCCTTTTGTGTTATTGTCAATTTCTTTGACCCAAGACAAATATTTcagggggagagagggaaagaaataaatttgtgcaaaataaaacactttaGGAAAGAGAAACTACTCCAGTCAACTTTCAAGACTTCATCCATGTCTATATTACACAATTCTGATGGTGAGCAGTCTGTACTGTTAATTATCTATGGATGTTTCAGAGTACTACAAATGGAATTATTCAGGAACcacagaacaaaaattaaaaggagaaGTCTCAATTCCAAGAGCCAGCTTGTGGATATAGGAATTCAGACATAagtctgaaattattttaagtaataGAAGCATGAATATCCAGGATATGAATAAATACATTTGTCAAAGCAGATGTAGGTATACAATCTGCTGCATTTATTTACacaaaacaagattttttttccacaaaatcatGATAAATATCAAAAACATATTCAAACCCTACAAGCATTTGGGAGCACTTTCGGATCCATGCGCATAGAGATAGGTGATTCCACAAGTTTTTTAGTTGCTCCTGCTGATGAATTCAGTGGGAAACCTGTCTTGAATTGTGGTGGGATCTGGATAAACGTATCCAATTTTCTCCTCTTAAAATCACGACAGAGTACACGTGCTCTGAAATGTATGAAGGCTGTTTTTATGAATCTACTACAGCTAATGGCTTGCATATACTGTGACCATTTTGTACAGAGAGGTTACCATACCAGTGTATCTTTAGTTCCACTTGAACAACAAAGGGAGGATCTCTGCCAAAGCAATACCTTCTGTatttcttccctcctccccacctTCATTACTACAAAGTACTTCAAGGTtatgtattaatttttcatcTATTACCCTCTGTCAGTGTGTGTATGCATGTGTGCATGCACATCTAAGCAGAACACCATGGCTCTGAGTGGCCTTCCTGCACAGCTTGGGAAAAAGTAAAACCATTGTTTAACTCTTGGCTTCTCAGATAAAGCATCAAATCTTCAAGGAATGATTTGGTGGAGGCTGCATATTTTCCACTGTTGCAGACTGAAACAAGCTGAAATAAGATCTGGTTTTTGCTTAAAATAGCAGATGCAACATGGGCAGTGTCAGTTCAAACCTGTCTTGGACCTGCAG from Poecile atricapillus isolate bPoeAtr1 chromosome Z, bPoeAtr1.hap1, whole genome shotgun sequence encodes:
- the ISCA1 gene encoding iron-sulfur cluster assembly 1 homolog, mitochondrial; this encodes MASSVVRATVRAVSKRRIQATRAALTLTPSAVQKIKELLKDKPDHVGVKVGVRTRGCNGLSYTLEYTKSKGDSDEEVVQDGVRVFIEKKAQLTLLGTEMDYVEDKLSSEFVFNNPNIKGTCGCGESFNI